The following coding sequences lie in one Arachis stenosperma cultivar V10309 chromosome 5, arast.V10309.gnm1.PFL2, whole genome shotgun sequence genomic window:
- the LOC130980759 gene encoding uncharacterized protein LOC130980759, translated as MAEQPPPSPSELLRMVTELRQVVAEENQRMANQIANLNNARTENNDRQERTEEAEQQSGPTHVSDTARQEEERPEHNENTQKNIEDDDQESSPGPFTAEVMNFVLPRRFTLPTTLTPYDGLGDPKKYIKKFTSIMIVNGASDKVLCRCFPSYLDGPALDWFCSLPAGSISRFRDISKPFEEHFAGSAIYLHDSDYLNTVKQGQHESLKDYMTRFTKIAISIPDLHPEVELHAIKSGLRPGKFQETIAVAKPKTMAEFREKAKGQIDIEELRQARKTEKPHYKDDDKPRDNKKNFKPIPRYETYTKFNTKRDDIIKEILNSKLIKPPRKAGNYPDSKSTD; from the coding sequence ATGGCTGAACAACCCCCACCGTCGCCATCCGAATTGCTCCGAATGGTGACCGAGTTGCGGCAAGTCGTGGCTGAGGAGAACCAAAGAATGGCAAATCAAATCGCCAACTTGAATAACGCTCGGACTGAAAATAATGACCGACAAGAACGAACAGAAGAAGCCGAGCAGCAGTCAGGACCAACACATGTCTCAGACACTGCTCGACAGGAAGAGGAACGGCCCGAACATAATGAGAATACTCAGAAAAACATTGAAGATGACGATCAGGAAAGCTCCCCTGGACCATTCACGGCGGAAGTGATGAACTTCGTGCTACCCCGAAGGTTTACGCTGCCTACCACCCTAACTCCATACGATGGGTTAGGTGATCCGAAGAAATACATCAAAAAGTTCACCTCCATAATGATAGTAAACGGTGCATCTGATAAAGTCTTGTGTCGTTGTTTTCCATCTTACTTAGACGGTCCTGCACTTGATTGGTTTTGTTCTTTGCCTGCAGGTTCCATTTCTCGATTCCGAGATATTTCAAAACCCTTCGAAGAGCACTTTGCTGGATCCGCCATCTACCTCCACGACTCCGATTACCTGAACACAGTCAAGCAAGGCCAGCACGAGAGCCTAAAGGACTACATGACGCGCTTCACAAAGATAGCCATAAGCATACCCGACCTCCACCCCGAGGTCGAGCTGCACGCCATAAAAAGCGGATTGAGACCAGGAAAGTTCCAGGAAACTATTGCTGTGGCCAAACCGAAAACAATGGCCGAATTCCGTGAAAAAGCTAAAGGGCAGATTGACATCGAAGAACTTCGACAAGcacgaaaaacagaaaagccTCACTATAAAGACGACGACAAGCCACGAGACAACAAAAAGAATTTCAAACCAATCCCCCGATATGAGACCTACACCAAATTCAACACCAAACGCGATGACATCATCAAGGAGATCTTGAACTCAAAGCTAATCAAGCCACCGCGAAAAGCTGGTAATTACCCAGATTCAAAAAGCACTGACTGA